The genomic region AATCTCCTCCTGATAGGGTTTGATCCCTCCTCGGACAAAGAGGAACACGTGCTTCTCCCCCGACCCGACCGGAACCCGGATTTCCCCCGTGGCCGACGTCACGCCGACCCAGGTACCGTCCCGGTACACGCTGACATCAGCAAAGGGCCGCTCCGAGCCCTCCCTCCCGGCCTTGACCGTGAGCGCCACCGCGGAGTCGAAGGCCGCCTCCGCCGCGCGGGGAAGCAGGATTGCGGTGTCCCCCACCACCGGCGGCTGCGCACCCTTCTGCAGCTCCACGCGGGAGAACTCCGGGTCCACCCGCCGCACCACCGCACGTCCGAGGGGAGCGAGCTTGGGCGGTAGGCTGCCGTCCCAGTGATAGAGGGCCACGGCATGGCCTTTGTTCACGCGACGGTCCTTCCCTGAGCCCAGGCTGGTGATGACGCGCCCTTCCTCGAAGCCCACGACGTGGCCTTCGAAGGGAAAGACTTCCAGAATCTTGGAGGAGACGGCCTCCGCCAGGGCCTTGATGCGCGAGGGCTTGCCCACCTCCGCGAAGCCCCCGATTGGGCGGCCCTTGACCCAGGCCATCTTCACCGAGAGCAGGAGACCCGCCTCGGAGCGGGTCACGAGGACGGAGACCACGGCGTCGGCCGTCTTCTCGCTCTCCGCCTTCTCGAAGCAAGCGTGCGAGAACAGCTGGTCCGAAAGCTTGTCTCCAATCTCCGGCAGGGAGGCATCGATCTCGGCGTCCCCCGGACTCCCGCTCTTGGGCGGAAGAAGCGCGATACGGTACACGGGCGCCTCGCGGGGAACCAGGGCAACGACAATCTGGGCCGCCTTTCGAGGGGGAACTTTAGCCGTGGCGGGCTGGGGCAGGAAGCCGTCCTTCTTCACCTCCAGATCCCCCTCCTTGTCGGGGGCCTGGTATTTCAGGGTACCGGCCGCATCCGTCTTGCCGATGGGCTTCCCTCCCAGGACCACGTCGGCCCCCGGTACGGGAACCGGGCGTTCCATGGCCTCGTACGCCACCAGGATCTTTCCGTAGACGGCCCCGATCTTCACCAGGGGGACGACAAACGTCTCCCCCGCGCGGAGGGAGGCCGTCTGCTCAAAGGGCTGGAAATCCTTCAGTCTCACGGAGACCTTCGCCGAGCGAGACATGCTCGTCCCCAAGTCCACGCTCACGTGACCACTGGGGTCCAGCTTCGCCGGCTTTCCGTCGATCCGGATGTCCGCCCCCGTCGCGGGTGCACCCCCCGACTGGAGGTCGATCGTGGCCGCGAGGGCCGCGGGCTCGAGCTTCGCCTCGATCGAATATTCTCGCGTCTCCGGCCGGTCATCCTCCCACTTGCGCACCACTACCGTCTGTCGCCAGGGCTTGAATTGCATCCCCGGACGGTCGAGGGCGGCGGAGAGGGCGACCTCCTCTCCGACCTCCTTGGTAAACGTGAAGGAGAGCCTCCCCTCCGCGTCGGTCTGGCCCTGGACCTTCCCCAGGGCCTCCACGGAGACCCCGGGCAGGGCATCGCCCTGCGGCGTGACGGCCTTGAACTTGAGGGTGAGAGTCGGAGGCTCCTTCCGACACCCCGACCCGGCCAGGCCGAGAGCCAAGACCAACGCCGCCGCACCGGCCACGCGCATCCAATTCTTCATGGAGTGACCCCTCTCTTCGGGACCATAGGACCGTCAGCGACCTCCTACCCGGGGTCGAGAACGACTCGGCCTCACGGGGCGAGATCAACCACCTCTTTCCGGGGCTTGTTCCTCGGACTCACAGGGGCGGCTTGATCTTCACCTCTCCAGGGGTAGGGATGTTCTCCTCCTGACTCTCCTTGACCGACTTACCCTTGGACTCGCGGATCTTCTTTAGAACGAAGGGCGCTTCCTTAGTCCCATGCTTTCCAAGCAAGACCGTTGTCCTCCCGATCACGAATCCGGGGAGAACAGCCTCCACCGTGTACTTGCCGGGCGGGAGCTCCGGCGAACGATACTTCCCCTGGACGTCGGTCTGGACGGAGACCACCGACTCCTCGATCTTCCCGCCGAGGTTGATGAAGTTGAGGGTGACCCCCGGGACAGGGGGGGGTGGAAGAGGGGCGCCGCTTTCATCAACGAGGGTCGCCTTGCCCAGGATGCGTGGCGCCGCACAACCCCCGCTTCCCATGAGGATCGTGAGAACGCAGCCCGCGTGCAGGAGCCTATGCCTCATTGTCCTTCTCCTCTCTTGACACCAGCTTGCCCTCCGCCCTGAGGGGGGCTCGACGCGCCGTCCCCTATGTCCACTAGCCCCAACTCACCCGCGGTCGTGGTCACGAGGAACCCGCTCCCCGCCCGCGTGGCCGAGGCCAGGGGCTCGCCGAGGTCCGCGCTCTCCAAGAGACGGCCCTCTAGAAGATCGGCCCGGTGGGCTCCTCCGGAGCGGTCGACCCACAGGAGAGACTTCCCCCTGATGTCCGCTCCCAAGGCCGGCGATTCGACCTTCCCCTGGAACTTCATCTCCCCCGAGACCCAATCGTGGACTCGGACGTCTGTGGCGCCCATGATCACGAGGTACGCCGACTGCGGAATGACCTCGTAGCGATCCTCGCCGGAAACGTGCAGCCGCCACGACTCGTGGCCGTATTCGTCCAAGCCCACCAAGTAACCGGCTTCGGAGCGCACCACCATGCGCCCCCGCGCGACCTGGATCTCCGTCAGGCGCTCGTCCAAGCTCTTTTCCCAGGTCTTGACGAGGCGACCCTCGGAGGGGCGGGACCCCACCGGCGGGGGCTCCCAGGCAACTTCGAACACGCTTCCCTGCCGGGTCGCCGCCACCCAGGAGCGGGCCGATGCGGACCGCACGGGAAGAAGGTCTCCCCCTGCCGACAACGGCTCACCCCCGAGGATCCCCGAGGGCCACACCGCCCGCAGGCTCCCCTCCCCATCGTCCACTAGCCAGGGGGCCGCTTTGGGGTCCCCGCCCACCGCGGGCGGGGCCACCGACCGAAAGCGACCGCGAAGACTCCACTGGAGGACGCCGTCCACGGGATTCAAGGCGTGAACGCGTCCGCCCGCCACCACCCCCAGGGTCCCTTCTCCCGTCACAGGACCGGCGTCGCCGCCGAGGATTCTCCTCCAGACCACGCGACCCGTAGACGGGTCGAGCCCGAAAATCTCCTCCCCGGCCACGGCCAGGACGCGTCCGGACGCCAGAACAGGAAGGCCCGAGGACCCTTGCCCGGCTCGATACCGCCCACGGGGGCGGAGCGTCGCGGCGTCGAAGACGTACGCCCAGCCGTCTTCGGTGCCGAAAGCCACATTCGGTCCGAACAGACGAGCGGGCCCGAAGAGGGGACCGGAGATATCGAACGCCTCCTGCGCCATCAGAGCCTGTTTCTCCCCCTCCGAGTAGGTTTTCTCGCCTTCAAGCATGGCGTCGGCGAACCGCCGCTTGAGTTGCTCCGCCGCCGCCTTGGGATAGTCCGCGAGCCTGGTGCCCGTGCCGAGGTCCAGGCCTACCAGCACCTTGGAGACCGCCAAGAGCCTCGGCGCCACGCCGCCGGGCGACTGCAGCAGGAGCGCCGCCGGGCCCTCGGAGGAGCCGGGCTGAGTCCAGCGCGGTTGCCCGGATGGAGAATAGGCAAGGACCGTCCCCTCCGCGGTGACGGCCGCCACAGACTCCGGGCCCACAAACGGAGCACTCGCGAGCTTCCCGGGCAGGGCCGAGGACCAGTGAACTCGGCCCGTAGCCGTGTCGTAGGCGATCAGCTGACCGTCCCCGGTCCCGCAAAGCGCCAGCCGCGGCTTTTCCCCGAAGAGCACCGGGGGATGCACGGCGAGGTCGGGCAGGCCCACCTTCCAGCGGACGCGGCCGGTGGCGGCGTCGATGCGAAGGAAGGCCTTGGCCCTCGTGACCACGAAGACATCTCCCCCCTCCACGATCGCGGGAGCCTCCGCCCGGCCCCCGATGTCGACCGCCCACAGCAGGCGACCATCCGCGGCCCCCAACCCCAGAAGCCGGTTCCGCCAGGTGGCCACGAAGACCGCATCGCCGCCGTCCCACCCCACGGAACTGGCTCGCTCGCCGAGCTCCCGGCGCCACCGAAGGGAGAGCTCCGCACGCGGAGAGAGGGTCCAGAGGCCGATCGAGCCCTCTTTGCTCGCCAGAGCCAGGCCCGAGTCCGTGAAGGCGACCCCGTAGGGAGCCGATGCGTCGACGGCGAGCCGCTTCTGTCTCTGCAGCGATCCGTCGGGGCCCAGGGTAAAGATGTAGGCCGCACCCGGGACCGAGACCTCTATAGGCCGCCCACTCGTCCCCGCCGCGGCGGGCGAGGCCCGGAGAGACTCGGCTCCCAGGTCCACCAACCAGGCCAGCCGCGGCCTCCGACCCGTGTCGACAACCGGGGCTGGGGACACGGCGGCCCCCGGAGCCCCCTGCGGGCCCAGGGGCAGCGCATCGGCGCTAGGGATTTGCGCCAGAACCGAGAAGAGGAAATAGGCCAAGCCCATGCCGACGACCCTTCGAAGCCGGGTTGAGGGGCGTCCGGGTGGCTGCCGCGATGCCCGGCCCGAGGCGGCGAGGGGCGGGGCGCACCGGCAGGTCGCCGCGACCGCGGCACTCGGACTCAGGCCGCCCCTTTCTGCAAACTGTTCACGGAATGACCATTAGGATCCTACCAATAAGCGTTCTGCCCTGCAAGGGACACTCGGCTTGTCTCCGGAGGGTCCGTTGGGGGTTCAGGCGCGTGGCCTGCTCAGCAACAAGAACCTCAATCAAAAGGGTAAAAGCCCACGCTGTGCACCCCGGAAGGAAGTGTGGGGCGGGTGGGGGTACACTTAGCACCCGTCGGCGACCCGCCGCCACTCCGACGGCGGGTGGTCCAGCCAGTATTGACCAACGTGGGGCAGGCGCCAGTGTCGAGTCCCAATGAGGGCGACCGCGAACCCGCGCCGAAGCCGATCGGGCCCGGTTTGGGAATGGCCGAGAGCCATCTGCCGACTAACTTCGGGCGCTACCAGGTCAAGGGCCTTGTAGGCGAAGGGTCCATGGGCCGGGTCTATCGGGCCTTCGACCCCAGGGCCCAGCGCATCGTCGCCATCAAGACCCTGAAGAGCGAGCACCTGTCGAGCTCCCGGGGCCACGATTATCTGAACCGCTTTCGAAGGGAAGCCCAAGCCGCCGGCAACCTGGCCCATCCCCACATCATCACCATCTTCGACGTGGGCGAAGACTACTTCGTCATGGAGCTGCTGGAAGGCCAAACCCTGGCCTCCCTTCTCCGGCCGACGGGGACGTTCGAGCTTCCGGAAGCGCTCCGCATCCTGGGCCTAGTGGCCGAGGGTCTCGACCACGCCCACAGCAAGGGCATCATCCACCGGGACATTAAGCCATCAAACATCATGCTCCTCCCCGATGGGCGCCCAAAGATCATGGATTTTGGCGTCGCGCACCTCTCCTCCACGGTGATCACGACCGCGGGGGAGTTCGTGGGTTCGCCGTCTTACATGGCCCCCGAGCAGGTTACGAGCAGCAAGGCCTCGCCCCGCACCGACCTCTTCTCTTTCGCCGTCGTGGCCTACGAGATGCTGACGGGGAGAAGACCGTTCGAGGGAGAGTCCATCGCCCAGACCGTTTATGCCATCGTCAACGCGGAAGCGGTCTGTCCCTCCTCCTGGAACCCCGCTCTGCCCCGGCACTACGACGTCGTGTTTCGACGAGCCCTCGCCAAGGACCCGAGCGTGCGCTACGCGAATGCCACCGCCTTCATGGCCGCTTTGGGCCGGCGGAGTGCGGACAACGTCGTCTCCGCGATGGCGGCGGCCGAGTCCTCTCTCCCGGAAGGGGACGTGCCTCCCGTGGGCGATGTCACCACTCATGACCTCAAGGCGCCCCCGGGAGCGCCGGAGAGTGCGCCCGGGACGCCGGCCGTCCGCTTTGCCGCGTGGTCACACCGCCTTCCGCCCCTCCTTCTGGCAGCCCTGGCTCTGTCCGCGACCGTCGCTTTGATCGCGCTCCGCGCCCCGCGTCCGGCCGGACGGTCCACGGAGTCGCCCTCTTCTCTCCTGACCGGAGCCATTGAGATCACGACCGACCCCGTGGGCGCCCAGGTCTGGGTGGACAATACGAAGAGGGGACTATCGCCACTGACTCTCTCGGGGGTACTCCCCGGCCGACACGCGGTCCGGGTCGCCCTCCCCGGGTTCTCCTCCGGGGAGTTGGCCTTGGACGTGCCCGCGGGAGCGTTCGCCGTGCCTCTGCGCTTCAATCTGCAGCCGGCGAATGCCATCCTCCAAATCCGTTCGGCGCCCGATGGAGCCCTCGTGTTCGTTGATGGCCACCCCCGGGGAACAACGCCCATCACCACCCTCTCCGTGTCCCCGGGCAAGCATGGGGTGGAGCTCACGCTCAAGGGTTTCGCGCCCTGGTTTGAGGCCGTCCAGGCGAGTGCTGGCGACCGGATGCCCCTTCTCGGCAGGCTCCAGCCCGAACCAGGCAACGCGCCGCCGAGCGCGCACTTGAGGAGCTTGGGGTGGGTCCACGAGGGGGACTTCTTGGAACCGGGGCCGGACGTGACGCCTCCGCGGAAGATCTCGGGGGAGAGCGCCCCCTACCCCGAGCCCGCCCGAAAGCTCAAGCTGCGGGGCACGGTTGCGGTCGAGATGACGATCACCACTCGGGGAGAGCCCACCGACCTTCGAGTCGTGGAGTCGGCGGGAGCGGCCCTGGATGATGCCGTCCTCGCCGCCGTCCGCACGTGGCGCTACGCTACGGCGGAAAAGAACGGGGTCAAGGTCCAAACCCGCGTCCGCGTCCAACAGGACTTCGAGGGCGGACGCCAGACCCGCGCGGAGACTACCTTCCCGTAACCAGTCGCCCTGACGGGCGGGCCTACGCCGGATCCAGGATCGGAACCGATCGGCCCCTCCCCCATTTCCCTCCGTGGGTCCCAGTGAAGTCCAGGGAACTCAAGATCAAGCTTCGCGTTCCGGCCCGCCACGGACAGGCGTGAGCCGGTTGGTCCGGAGCCGGACGTGGCCTTTCCGGTTTCCGGACATGTGCAGGAGGGGTCTGGAAGGCGAAGTGCTTTCCCACGAACGAGATGGCTTCTTGCTGGGGTCCGGCATGGCCTGTGCAACTGCCCAGTAGTGAGAAGGGCTGCTCTCCGGGTCGGCCGGGGAGAGAGCCGCGGACGCATTGGAGACTAACGATGCCAGGATTTCCCACGGCGGGCGGACCAACAAGAACATACTCGGTCTCCTGTCACAATTGCCACGCTCCTTTTGACGCCTTCGACACGCACTGGTGCTCCTGCGCCGCCGTGGGGCGCACCCTCGTCTGCCCGAGCTGCCGGACGTGCTTCTGCGCGGCCCCGCCCGCATACAAGCGGAGCTTCTGGATCGACGCCCCCGGAGGCCTGTGGGATCTGCCGCTCGCGGAGCAGACGCCCGAAGGGGCCCCCGAGAGGAACCCGCACCCGAGCCAGCTCATGCGGCCGCTCGTGTTGCTCGTGGACAACGAACCGCAGATCCGGAGGGTGGTGAGCCGGGCGATCCAGAGCCTGGGCTTCGGGATGATCCGGGGCACTAACGGCGAGGAAGCCCTGCTCCTCGCCAAGGAGTACCAGCCGGACCTGATCCTCACCGACGCCCTCATCCCCGGGCTGGACGGGCGGGAGATGTGCGGTCATATCAAGGCCGACCCCGAGACCGCGCGCATCCGCGTCGTGGTCATGACCGTCCTCTACCCGAACGTCATGTACGCGATGGAAGCCTACAAGAAGTTCAAGGTCGACGAGTACGTGACCAAGCCCCTGGAATTCGAGGCGCTGCGAGCCCTCCTCCGAAGGCACCTGGGTGAGCCGCCGGAATGGGCCCAGTGCTCGACCGGGTAGGGACGCTGGTGGGTCGGGCGGGACCGGCGCCACCGGCCAAGGCCACGGGCTGACGACAAGGTGCCAGAGGCCGCGGGCTTAGCCGCGGGAGGTGATCTCCTCCCCGTGGACCCGGTACTCCGCCACGAAGACCCGCGCGATCTTGGGATCGAACTGCGTCCCCGCGAAGGCTTGGATCTCGTTGAGGGCATCCTCCGACGATCGCTTCCGGCCGTAGGGCGTGCCCCGCGTCATCGCGTCGAAGGCCTCCGCCACCGCCACCACCCGCGCGCCCAAGGGGATCTCCTCGCCGCTCAGGCTCCGGGGGTAGCCTTTGCCGTTCCACCACTCGTGGTGGCCGTGGATCATGGGCAGGATGTCCGCCCAGACCGTGATCGGCTTCAGGAGCTCGGCGCCCAGGGCGGGATGTTGCTGGATGTGGCGGCGGACCTCCGGAGAAGCATAGTTCGGCGACTTCAGGATGGCGGGGTCGAGACGGATCTTCCCTATGTCGTGGAGCAGGCCCGCGAAATGCACGCTGCGCCGCTCCGCGTCCGTCATGCCCAGGCGCCGGGTCACCATGTCGGAGAGGGCGGCCACCCCCCGCGAGTGTCCAGGGGGAAAGATGTCCATCCCCTCCATGACCGAGACCAGAATCTCCGAGGTGTGGGTGAAGAAGTTGATGGCCCGCTCCTGGGCGAGCGCGTTCTCGATGGCGACCGCGGCCTGGCGGGCCAGACTCGCGAGCAGATCCCGCTCCTCGGGTCCGAAGGCGCCGCTCTTCGCCCCCGCGATGGTCAGGGCGCCGCGGATCCCTCCGTGGTGAAGGCCCGCGCAAACGAATCCCGGCCGGTCCAAGGGCATCTCATCACAGCGAACGGAGTAGCGGGGGTGGTCCTGGGCACGCGCCAGAAGCACCGTCTCCCCCGTTCCCGCGACCAGGGTGGCGATTCCCTCCTGCTCACCCAGCCGCGCCGCAGGCAGGGAGTCGCTCCCCTCCCCCACCGCCAGCTGCACCCTCATCCCCCCTTCCGCCATGGGCTCGAAGAGCAGGGCCCGCCCCGCCGCCGCCCCGCACAGCTCCTTGGCGGAGGCCACCAGCCCGGCCAGGAGCCGATCGAGATGGGGCTCACCCGTGAGAACGACACCCACGTCGAGGAGGGCCCGCAGGTGCCGGTTGGAGCGACTCAGCCGCTCCAGGAGCTCGCGGTTCTCGCGCAACAGGCGCCATCGCTCCACGGCTTGACGGACCGAGCGCTCCAGCCGGGCCACCTGCAGGTTGGCCTTGCCGATGTAGTCGAACACGCCATGGCGGATTCCCTCGATCGCGGAATCCATGTCCCCGTGCCCGGTCAGGATCAGGATCTGGGTGTCGGGGCTCACGCCACGGATCCCGTCCGCCAGCTCGAGGCCGCCCATCTTGGGCATGATGAGGTCGAGGACCGCGGCCGCAAACGACCCGTCGCGCGCTCTCTCCAGGGCCTCGAGAGGATCGGTGAGAGAGACCGTTTCGAAGCCCCTCTCCGTCAAGACCTCGGCCACCAGGCCGCCAAAGGACGGCTCGTCATCCACCACGAGGATTCGAGAAGGAGGCAGGCCCATGGACGCTTGATACCTGCTCCGGATCCTAGGCGCCTTTCCCCAGGAGTGTCAACAACGAGGCCGGAGAAGCGTGTGCTAGACTCTCGCCGTGGCCGCCGCGGCGAAGCCCGAGGGCCTTGTAGTAGCGATCGTGGGCGAGGGGACCGACTCCCGCAGCTGGGCCTCTGTCTTGGGAGCGCGCGGCTTCCGAGTTGTCCACGGCGAGGAACTCTCCGCCCTGCTCCCCGAGCACCCGGTTCTGACCCTCATCTTTAGCGAGCCCAAGGATGCCCCCAAGACCGTGACCGAGGTGGCTGGTCTGCCCTCCCCGCCGCCCGTCACCCTCTTCATGGGCCCCCTTGACGAAGAGCATCCCCACACCCGGTTCGTGCACACCCTGATCGAGGCCAAGCGCGAGTGGGAGGGGACATTCGACGCCATCGTGGATCCGGTGGCGCTGGTGGACGGCGGGGGCTTGCTGGTGCGGGCCAACCTGGGCCTGGCCCGCGTCCTCGGCTGCTCGATCCGCGAGATCATCTCCTCCCCCTACCGCGAGGTCCTGGGCGAGCCTCGGCCCGGTTTCCCCGACCCTATCGCCTTGAGCCTCGCCGACGGTCGGCCCCGCACCGAGGAGACGCGCTTCATGAAGCTCGAGGGCACCCTGCAGGTGACGACCTCTCCCCTGCTCGGCGAGGCGGACGGCCGCCGGGGGCTGGTCGTGATCCTCAAGGACGTGAGCGAGTTCAAGGAGAACCAGGAGCGCCTCCTCCAGGCCGTCCGGCTGGCCGATGTCGGCCAACTCGCCGCGGGCGTCGCCCACGAGATCAACACCCCACTCGCCTCCATGGCCCTGCGGGCGGAGAGTCTCCTCCAGAACGCCCAGGACCCCCGCCTGCTCGCCATTGACACCTTCAAGAACTTTCCGCGCTACCTGAAGACGATCGACGAGGAGATCTTCCGCTGCAAGAAGATCATCGGCGCCCTTCTGGATTTCAGCCGCAGCCGCAAGCCGGAGGTGCGCATCACGGACCTGAACGCCCTCGCGGAGAGGGCGACCGAGCTCGTGGATCACCAGATGCGGCTCAAGCAGGTGACGCTCTCCCTCCGGCTCGACCCCGACCTGCGGCATATCGAGGCCGACGACGGCCAGATCCGGCAGGTTCTCATCGCCCTGCTCATGAACGCCCTGGACGCGACCTCGGCCGGGGGCCACGTGGTGGTCGAGACGCGGCAGGACGGCGATCACGGCGTCTCCCTCTCCGTGACCGACGACGGGGTGGGGATCCCGACCGAGAATCTGCCCAAGATTTTCAGCCCCTTCTTCACCACCAAGCCGCTCGGGCAGGGGACGGGCTTGGGCCTGGCCGTCTGCCACGGTATCGTGGCCGGCCATGGAGGCGAGATCCGCGTGGAGAGCGAGGTCGGGAGGGGCACGCGGTTCGCCATGGTCCTGCCCACGGCCAGAAAAGCGCCGGGCAATCAGGGGTAAGATCCCCACCGGGAAGCAGCGCGTTCCGATGCGAGGGTAGCGATGGCGGAGATGCAGTCGGCGCGGGTGCTGGTCCTGGAGGACGACAAGGCCCTCTCGGAAGTCGTCTGCGAGGAGCTGCGCGCCCGGGGTTGCCACACCGTGCCCGCCCACACCGTCGCGGACGGCTTCGAGCAGCTCAAGCAGTGGGAGTTCGACGTTGCCCTCGTGGACCTCATCCTCCCCGACGGCAGCGGGATCGAGCTCCTCAAGCACATCGCGGAGGAGGAGCTGCCCACGGAATCCATCGTCCTCACCGGGTACGCCGCGGTCTCGACCGCCATCGAGGCCATGAAACTGGGGGCCTACGACTACCTCACCAAGCCGGCGCGGATGGAGGAGTTGGAGGTTCGGGTGGCCAAGGCCGCGGAGAAAGCCCGTCTGCGGCGGGAAAACCTCTCCCTGCGGGAGCGGCTCAAGCGCCAGGACCCCGCCCAGGGCCTGGTCACCGAGGATCCCGCCATGAAGGAGGTCCTGGCCACGGTGGGCCGGGTGGCGCCCTCCGACATCCCCGTGCTCATCCAAGGAGAGAGCGGGACGGGCAAGGAGCTCATCGCCCGCGCCATCCACGAAAGGAGCCCCCGGGCGGGGCTCCCGTTCTTGGCCATCAATTGCGCGGCCGTGCCGGAGAGCCTCCTGGAGAGCGAGCTCTTCGGGCACGAGAAAGGATCCTTCACGGGCGCGATCGCGCGCAAGCCCGGCCTCTTCGAGCTCGCGGACCGGGGCGTGCTCCTGCTGGATGAGGTCGGGGAGGCGCCGCTGTCGGTCCAGGTCAAGCTCCTCCGGGTCCTGGAGACCAAGGAGTTCCTGCGCGTGGGGGGGACACGTCCGGTGCGCTCCGACGTCCGGATCGTCTCCGCCACGAATCGGAACCTCAAGGAGGAGATGCACGAGGGACGGTTCCGCGAGGACCTCTACTACCGCCTGAACGGCGTCAGCCTCCAGCTTCCCGCCCTGCGCGACCGCCGCGAGGACATCCCGCTCCTGGCCCGTCACTTCGTGGACCGCTTCGCGGGCAAGAAGAAGCTCAGCGCGAAAACCCTTGAGCTGCTGAAGGCCTATTCCTGGCCGGGGAACATCCGCGAGCTGTCGATGGCGATCCAACGGGCGGTGGTGCTTTGTGCCAAAGACACCATAGAACCCGACGACCTCCCGCTGGACGTTCGGACGCCGGACTGGAAGGCTCCCGCGGTGCGCACCGAACTCACGCTGGCGGAGATGGAACGCGAGTACATTGCGACCGTGCTCGAGCAGCACCAGGGGCACCGTGGGAAGACGGCCCGGGCTCTCGGCATCGATCCAAAGACTCTCTACAACAAGCTGAGCCAAGACCAGGTGCGCAAGAAGGGCGACGACCAGGAGGGCTAGGCTCTCAGGAATCCTTCCCGAGCCAAGGGAGGAATGCCCGGGTCCCCGGACCCCAGGCCGCCCCCCAACGTACGCCAACTCACACATTTTAAGGTTCTTCCCACCCCCTCCCCCACTGGCACCGGTGTTGCCCTTCAAGGAAGGCGTCGGGGCAATCTCAGCCCCCAGAAGGAGGGTTCCACAATGTTGGAAAGCGCCGGTGACCGTCGGTCTCACAGCCTCGGGTGGGCCAAATGACCTCCTCCCTAGCACTTGCCCAGCCTCAGGCGGGCGTGGAGCCGTCGCCTCCCGCTGAGGAGTCGTACAAGGCCGAGAGCCGGCCTTCAAGCGCTCGGCAGTTCCCTGAATACCTCCGGGGGCTCCCGAGCGTCATCCAGGCCCCAACCGAGACAGCCGAGATCGGCGCCCTCATCCGGGAATCCCTGAAACCGCTGACCGAGCTGGCTCGGCATGGGATCCGCGTAGAGCTGAGCCTCCCCCCGTCTGCCGTCCGGGTGCACGCGGGCTGGCTGACTGCGAATGAGGTCCTGCGCATCCTGGCCCGTCGGGTGCTGGAGAACGTGTACGAGGGTGGCGTCCTCAGCATCGACGCTCGTCCTGTCGGGGACCGGATCATCGTCGAGATGGCCCACAGAGAGGGCACGGTGACGGCGACGTCCCCCGACGTCTACCCCAGTCCGGCCGAGGACCCGCGCTTCCGCCGCGTGAGGGCGCTCCTGGCGGGAATCGGCGGCGCCTTCATGTTGGAGCGTCAGGAATCCGGGGGGCTGTCGGTCTGGATCGCGCTGGCAGTGGCCCAGGCTTAGCCGCATCCCTCCCGGAGCGGGCTCCCCTTGCGGGGGGGGAAAATCCGTGACCGGCTCCCCCTTCCGGTGGGCAGTGATCCGGCAGGCCCAGGCGTACTCTTCCCGGGCTGCGGGGAGCGCGGCCTTCAAGGGTGGGGAAAGACACGGGAACCCGACGGCCAAGGATCGCCGCCGGCCGTATAGGAAGGGGGTCGGGCGCCGGCCGACCGCAGGCACGTCTCGGTGCGACGCGAGTGGGTCAGTTCCGCTGGCGCATCGGCACCGCGTCCGCGCTGCCTTCCTGAAGCACACGCACGGCCTTGATGTAGCGCTTGTTCAAGGCCACGAAGGGCTCGACGATCTGGGAATCATTGATCGTGACCTCCGTCATATTGAGAAACGGCCGATCATCGCAGAGCACGTCGCTCAGCCGTTTCTTGTTCTCCGGCACGAACACCTGCCCAACGTACACGCCGTCCTCGGCCTCGATCCGTACCCTCGCCCATTTCGCACGCGCGTTGTAGCTGGCGAGGCCCACTCCCTGCGTTGCCATGTCCGCCTCCAAACCTGTTCGAGCCCGGACCCCTTGTGGCCGTGCTCGCAGGATTGAATTGCAGGAGGCGGGCCAGCGGCCCGCGGACCAACAACAACCATAATATCAATTAGTTATGGTGATGGACCTAAGGGCT from Vicinamibacteria bacterium harbors:
- a CDS encoding sigma-54 dependent transcriptional regulator, producing MAEMQSARVLVLEDDKALSEVVCEELRARGCHTVPAHTVADGFEQLKQWEFDVALVDLILPDGSGIELLKHIAEEELPTESIVLTGYAAVSTAIEAMKLGAYDYLTKPARMEELEVRVAKAAEKARLRRENLSLRERLKRQDPAQGLVTEDPAMKEVLATVGRVAPSDIPVLIQGESGTGKELIARAIHERSPRAGLPFLAINCAAVPESLLESELFGHEKGSFTGAIARKPGLFELADRGVLLLDEVGEAPLSVQVKLLRVLETKEFLRVGGTRPVRSDVRIVSATNRNLKEEMHEGRFREDLYYRLNGVSLQLPALRDRREDIPLLARHFVDRFAGKKKLSAKTLELLKAYSWPGNIRELSMAIQRAVVLCAKDTIEPDDLPLDVRTPDWKAPAVRTELTLAEMEREYIATVLEQHQGHRGKTARALGIDPKTLYNKLSQDQVRKKGDDQEG